From the genome of Alphaproteobacteria bacterium:
GCCACCTGCTCGATGTGGCTCATGACATCGTCCAGCGACAGGGCCAGGCCCATGCGTTCGACCCGCACGCCGTTATTCTCCAACAGAGCCACCGCCGGCCGCGCGCCGTAAGCGCCGGCGAAAACCAGGTCCGGCTGCAACGGCAGGATCTCCTCCGCCAGACCGTGGTTGAGCGACACGCCGGCTGCCGCGTCGGCCATGGCGCTCACCGCCGGATCGGCCACCAGAAAACTGAGCGAGGCGATGGCGTCGCGCGGCGCCAGTTGCAGCAGCAGCTGGTCGGAACAGACGTTCAGCGATACCACCCGCTGCGGAGCTGACGCCGCCGACTGACCCATCGCGTCGGGCATCGCCGCCAGCACGCCAAGCATCAGCCCCGCCAGCGGGCGGAGGATGCCGGCGAACCGGCGGCGACACCCTGCCATGGCTAGAACCGCACCCCGAACCGGGCGAGCACCGTCCGCTCCGGCATGGGATAGGCGTTGTAGGTGCCGAAGGTGGAGGCGCTGGCCACCCCGTAGGTCACATACTCCTCCTCGAACAGGTTGTTGACGATACCCTCCCAGTAGAAGCCGCCATACTCGCCGCCAAGGCGAAGATCGACCACCGAATAGGCCGGAATCATCGGCTGAAAATTGGCCGCGTCATTGTCCAGCCGTTTTTCGCCCACATAGCTCGCCACAACCGTGGCCGACAGCCATTCGGCATGCTGCCAGGTCAGGGCCGAACTGCCGGTCCACCTGGCGACCAGCGGCACGTCATTGCCCTCGTTGGCGCCGGAACGGAACACCGCGCGGGTGTAGGCGCCGTTCAGGCTGAGCGACAGGTCATGGGCCACAGGCACGGTGTATTGCGCCTCGACCCCGTAGCGCCGTGTCGGGTCCAGGTTGCGGTTGATGAAGTTGACCGGATCGAAGGCGATCTCGTCTTCCAGATCCATGACATAGGCGCTGGTCACCAACATGCCGCCGGCGATGCCGGACCGCACACCGGCCTCCACGTCATAGCTGGTCTGAGTTTCAAGATTGAACGTCGCACCGCCGGTGCCGATTCGCTCATCGATCGTGGGCGAGCGAAAGCTGCGCGCGGCGCGTGCGAACACGCCGAGCCCGGCGGTCAGCTGATGCTCTACGCCGACACTGGCCGCCAGTTCGGTTTCCGACTTGTCAAGCAGCGCCAGATTGGTGTGCGAAAAGGCCGAATAGCCGGGCGCCGTGGTGTCAAGCACGTCGTCGGCCACGGTGTTGATCTGCTGTACCCGGCCGCCAGCATGCGCCGTGGTGTCGCCGCTGACGGTGATGGTCGTCTGACCATAGAGCGCGACACTCCGCTGCCGCGCATCGTAGCGCTTGATCGGCGGGTCGCCCAGATGGTTTTTCCGGTCGGAATTGTAGTCGGCGTAATAGAGGTCGACGCCGACAGTGGATGACGATGGCAAAGTCCCGAAATCGCCCGCGAGATTGACCCGCGGCGTCAGCGACCAGGTGGTCAGGTCGGTGTCCACGTGGGAATCGAACGCCGCGCCGAAGGCGGAAATAAAGACCGCGTCCTGATCCTTGCGGCGGACACCACCATCGACGATCAGGTCGGCGCCCGGCGCGACGGCCCAGGTGCCGCCCAGCGTGCCGGACAGGCCGTTCTGCAGGGCATAATCGAAGGGTGTCGTCGCGCCAGTGCGGTCACTTGCGAGCAGGTTCGAGGTCAGCGTCACCCGCCGAACGCCGGGCAGGCGCAGGGTCTGATCATCGGCTGAGACGCTGGCATAGAGCTCGCCGTCGCCAAAATCATGGCGCACTTCGAACACGCCGTTCCGCTGGTCGAAATCGTTATTGTCGCGATAGCCGTCGCTGGACTGGGTGTTGGTGAAAAAGCTCACCGCCGTGTCGCCATAGTGCTGCACGGTCGAAACCGCCGCCTCGTCATGATTGAGGGTGCCGAGCCCTACCGACATATCCACCATCGGTTCCACCGTCAGTGGCGAGTGGGTGATGATGTTGATGACCCCACCGACCGCGCCATCGCCATAGAGCACGGCGCCGGAATTGCCGCGGATCACCTCGATACGTGAGATGGCGTCCAGCGGAATGTTCGACCAGTCGATGGCCGCAACGTCTATGTCGTTGAGCCGCCGGCCATTGATCAGGACGAGCGTGTTGGACACCGCCGTGGCGCCGAAGCCGCGAATGTCCACGGTGGAGCGCGCACTGCCCACCCCGCCATACAGATCGCGCACCTGGATACCGGCATAATAGCTCAGCACTCCGGGCACGGTGCTGGCCGGAGCGGCCTCTATGTCCGCCGCCGTGATGATGGTGGTGGACGTGCCGGCAGCGCCGGACTCAATACGGCTGCCGGTGACGATGACGGCCCCGTCCTCGTCCTGGTCATTGCTCTTTGCGATGCCCGGCCCGGCAAGCACAGCGGCCAGCATCAGGGCGGCGAACCCCGCACCAGCCAAACGCGTCCGTCGAAAGGCAAGGCGCTCAACAGCGCGTATACGGCTTTTCCTCATGTCTGTGGTCTCCCCAGGCGGTTGCTGCACGATGCCGCAGGGGAATCCCGACAGACGGAGTCTGGCTGTGAATTGACATTGCACAGGTCATGACGTCACCCGACCGGTTTCCACCAACGGCGCACTCGTTCGTGCGTCACCGCGAACGGAGTTCCGGACCATCGACAATCCCCGATCGACGGTTGGGTGACGCTGGTGGGGCAGGTCTCCTGGCTTGCGGTTCACCGCCCGACGCCATGCCTTCCCAGACCCTTGGGTCCAGTGGTCACTCTGGCGCAGGCTCACCGCTTACAGTTGCGGGGGCAGCCACGGAATTGCCCGGTTGAGCCGGGCGCACCGTATTCCCTCTTGTCGTTCCGCCCCCGAAGGGGCCGAAACCACCACCAGGCGGGAGTATCGGTCTGCCCCTGCCGCCATGTCAACGCGCGGCCGGAGCGCCCCAACCCCGTGCCGGCCGTGCGCCGGCCCTGTACCGGCCCGGCGCCACCTGATGCCGCCTCGCGCTGGCGTGACAGGCGGCGTCTGCGCCGGGAGGTAGGCAGCCCGCCCCGGGCCGCGTAATCTCTGCCGCCATGCGCCTTCTGCGGCAATCCGCCCTCCTTTCCCTCATTGTCATTGTCTCCGTCGCCGGCTGGTATGTGCTCAACCGTGAGCCGGCCGGCGAGGAAGGCGGCAGACGGGAATCACCGCCAGTGCCGGTGGTCGCGGTGGCCGCCCGGCTCGGCCCGATCACCGACCGTATCGAATCGGTCGGCACGGCGCGGGCGGCCGAGTCCGTTATCATCACGGTGCGCCAGCGCGGCACCATAGACACCATCGCCTTCACGCCCGGCGCCGATGTTGCCGCCGGCGATGTGCTGGCCTCGCTGGAGGCGACGGTGGAACAGGCCGAACGGGACGAAGTGCGGGCCCAGCGGGACGAGTTGCAGCGTGGCCTCGACCGGGCGGTATCTCTGGCCCAGCGGGGCACCGTGCCGCAGGCCCGTGTGGACGAGCTGCGCGATCAGGTGCGGGCCGCCGATGCACGCCTCGCCGCGTCCCAGGCGCGTCTCGCCGAATACACCATCCGCGCGCCCTTCGCCGGTCGTGTGGGCTTGCGCCAGGTCAGCCCCGGCGCCCAGGTGGAGCCCGGCACACCCATCACCACCCTGGACGATACCGACCCCATCCTGATCGAGTTTTCCGTGCCGGAGATTGCCATCGGCGCGCTGGTCCCTGGCCTGCCGGTGGTCGCGCTGACGCCGGCCTGGCCCGATCACATCTTTATCGGCCAGCTCGATGAGATCGACACCCGGGTTGACCCGGTCAGCCGCTCCGTCGCCGTCCGCGCAACCTTTCCCAACACCGAAGAGCGCCTGCGTCCCGGCATGTTTCTCACGGTCCAGCTTGAAACCGGCGTCCAGCGCGATGCCATTCTGGTGCCGGAAGAAGCGGTCCTGCCCCAGGGCGTTCGCCAGTTCGTCTATGTGGTGAGCGACGGCAAGGCCATCCGTACGGAGGTGACTCTGGGCCGGCGCGAACCCGGCATCGTGCAGGTGGAGGCCGGACTGTCGCCCGGCGAGCTGGTCGTCGTTGAAGGCCTGCAGAAAGTGCGCGACGGGCGGGCGGTGGTCCTGCAGGAGGCCACCGGCAGTGGCGGCGCGACAAGCGCCGACGGGACCGGCGAGGGTGGTGCGTGATGCTGTCCGACATCGCCATCCGACGGCCGGTGCTGGCCATCACCATCAACCTGATTCTGGTGGTGGTTGGTCTGGCCGCGCTGTCACGCCTGTCGGTGCGTGAGCTGCCCGACATTGACCCGCCCAATATAAGCATTGCCGTCACCTATCCCGGCGCTTCCTCGCCGGTGGTGGAAAGCCAGGTAACGGAACCTGTGGAAGAATCCGTCTCGGGCATTGCCGGCATCACGCGCATCACCTCCTGGACGCGTGATGAACAGGCCAGTGTGCGTCTGGAATTCGCTCTTGGTCATGACCTGGAGGCGGCGGCCAATGACGTGCGCGACCGCGTCTCGCGGGTCGTGTCGTCTCTGCCGGAGGGGGCCGGGACGCCGCGTATCGCCAAGGCTGATTCCGACGCCAATGCCATGCTCTACATGTCCCTGTCGAGCCCCAGGCGGGACAACCGGGCGCTGACCGACCTGGCCGAACGCTTCGTGGTTGACCGTCTGTCGGCGGTGCCCGGCGTCGCCTCGGTCTCTATCGGCGGCGATCAGCGGCTGGCCATGCGGGTCTGGCTTGATCGCCAGGCCATGGCGGCGCGCCAGATCACCGTTGCCGACATCGAACAGGCGCTCAGGCGCGGCAATGTGGAGCTGCCGGCGGGCCGCCTGGAAAGCCAGGCTCGTGAGTTCGCCGTGCGGACGGACGTACGCCTGCGCGGAGCCGAGGATTTCGCCAATCTGGTGATCCGCGACGAAGGCAGCACCCAGTTGCGCCTGGGTGACGTGGCGCAGGTGGAACTGGGCGCCTATGAGCTGCGCAGTGAAACCCGCATCAACGGCGCTACGGCCATCGGCCTCGGTGTCGTCCGCCAGTCCGGCGCCAATGCGCTTGCGGTGTCGGACGGCATTCAGCGCGAGGTGGAAGAGATCCGCCAGACCCTGCCGGACGATGTGATCGTCCGCATCGGCTATGATGAATCCGTCTTTGTCCGGTCGTCCATCAATGAGGTGGTGCGTGCGCTGCTGGTGGCGCTGGCGCTGGTGGTCGCGGTCATCTTCATATTCCTGCGCTCGCTGCGCGCCACCTTGATCCCGGCCGTGGCGATTCCCGTCTCGATCATCGCCACCCTGCCGGTGCTGGCGGCGCTTGGCTTCTCCATCAATGTGCTGACACTGCTGGCGCTGGTTCTGGCCATCGGCCTGGTGGTGGACGATGCCATCGTCGTTCTGGAGAACATCCACCGCCGGGTAGAGGATGGCGAAGCGCCACTGCTTGGCGCACAGCGCGGCGCGCGGCAGATCACCTTCGCTGTCATTTCAACCACGCTGGTTCTGGTGGCGGTGTTCGTCCCCATCTCCTTCATGCAAGGGGCGACGGGACGTCTCTTTACCGAGTTCGGCATCGCCATGGCGGCGGCGGTGGTCTTTTCCTCATTCGTCGCCCTGACCCTGACGCCGATGATGGCCTCGCGCCTGCTGGCAGCCGGCGGTGGCGGGCGGGCCGATGCCGGCCAGCGCGCCTTCCGGGGCATTGCCCGCGCCTATGGCCGGAGCGTGGAGTTCGCGCTTGGTCAGCCGGTTATCGTCATCGGCATCGCCGTGCTGATTTCCGCCCTGGCGGTCAGTCTGTTTCAGAATATCGACCGTGATTTCGCACCCAGCGAAGACCGCGGCGTCTTCTTCGTCAGCATCAATGCGCCCGAAGGCTCCAGCCTGGATTATACGCGGCGCCAGGTGGCGGCGGCCGAAGCGATCCTTACACCGCTGGTGGACAGAGGCGATGTGGAGTCCGTCTATACCCTTCTTGCGCCATCCTTCTCTGGCCCGTCACAGGTCAATCGCGCCTTCATCGTCCTGCGCCTGAACGACTGGGGCAGCGGGCGGGCCAGCCAGCAGGATCTGATCGCGGAAGTGCGCCCGCAGCTCAGCGCCCTGCCGGGTATGCGCGCCTTTGTCTTTCCGCCACGCACCCTGGGCCAGCGCGCGCCCAGCGATTCGCTGGAAATGGTTCTGGGCGGCGCCGATACGCTGACGCTGCAGGACTGGTCGGAGCGGCTCATCGCCCGCATCGAGTCAGATACTGGCGGCATCACCGGGCTCAGCACCAACTGGGCCGAGGGCAAGCCGGAAATCCGCCTCAGGGTCGACCGCCGACGCGCCGCCGATCTCGGTGTTGACCTGGCGGAGATCGGCCGCACCCTGGAAGTGATGATCGGCGGCCGCGCCATCACCCGTTTCCCCGACCGTGGTCAGGAATATGATGTGCTGTTGCAGGCGGCCGGCGTCGACCGCCAGCGGCCATCGGACCTGGCCAACATCTTCGTGCGTTCCGCCACCACCGGCCAACTGGTGCCGCTGGCCAGCGTCATTTCCCTGGAAGAAGGCTCCAGCACGCTTTGGCTTCGACGGACCGACGGTACGCCGTCCATAACCCTGTCCGGCCCGCTGGCCGAGGGGGTGTCCATTGCCGAGGGAATCGAGGAAGCCCGCGATCTGGTGCGCGAGGTGCTACCGCCTGAAGCCCAGCTGAGCTTTGACGGCAAGGCGCGCGCTTTCCTTGATGAAAACCGCTCCATACTCATCACTTTCGCCCTCGCGGTGCTGATCGTCTTTCTGGTTCTGGCCGGCCAGTTCGAAAGCTTCGTCCACCCGCTGATCATCATGCTGACCGTGCCGCTGGCGGTGACCGGTGGCCTGCTGGGCCTGACCGCCTTCGGTGTCGGCCTCAATGTGTTCAGTCAGATCGGCATGATCCTGCTGGTCGGATTGATGGCCA
Proteins encoded in this window:
- a CDS encoding TonB-dependent receptor — protein: MRKSRIRAVERLAFRRTRLAGAGFAALMLAAVLAGPGIAKSNDQDEDGAVIVTGSRIESGAAGTSTTIITAADIEAAPASTVPGVLSYYAGIQVRDLYGGVGSARSTVDIRGFGATAVSNTLVLINGRRLNDIDVAAIDWSNIPLDAISRIEVIRGNSGAVLYGDGAVGGVINIITHSPLTVEPMVDMSVGLGTLNHDEAAVSTVQHYGDTAVSFFTNTQSSDGYRDNNDFDQRNGVFEVRHDFGDGELYASVSADDQTLRLPGVRRVTLTSNLLASDRTGATTPFDYALQNGLSGTLGGTWAVAPGADLIVDGGVRRKDQDAVFISAFGAAFDSHVDTDLTTWSLTPRVNLAGDFGTLPSSSTVGVDLYYADYNSDRKNHLGDPPIKRYDARQRSVALYGQTTITVSGDTTAHAGGRVQQINTVADDVLDTTAPGYSAFSHTNLALLDKSETELAASVGVEHQLTAGLGVFARAARSFRSPTIDERIGTGGATFNLETQTSYDVEAGVRSGIAGGMLVTSAYVMDLEDEIAFDPVNFINRNLDPTRRYGVEAQYTVPVAHDLSLSLNGAYTRAVFRSGANEGNDVPLVARWTGSSALTWQHAEWLSATVVASYVGEKRLDNDAANFQPMIPAYSVVDLRLGGEYGGFYWEGIVNNLFEEEYVTYGVASASTFGTYNAYPMPERTVLARFGVRF
- a CDS encoding efflux RND transporter periplasmic adaptor subunit; translated protein: MRLLRQSALLSLIVIVSVAGWYVLNREPAGEEGGRRESPPVPVVAVAARLGPITDRIESVGTARAAESVIITVRQRGTIDTIAFTPGADVAAGDVLASLEATVEQAERDEVRAQRDELQRGLDRAVSLAQRGTVPQARVDELRDQVRAADARLAASQARLAEYTIRAPFAGRVGLRQVSPGAQVEPGTPITTLDDTDPILIEFSVPEIAIGALVPGLPVVALTPAWPDHIFIGQLDEIDTRVDPVSRSVAVRATFPNTEERLRPGMFLTVQLETGVQRDAILVPEEAVLPQGVRQFVYVVSDGKAIRTEVTLGRREPGIVQVEAGLSPGELVVVEGLQKVRDGRAVVLQEATGSGGATSADGTGEGGA
- a CDS encoding efflux RND transporter permease subunit, whose translation is MLSDIAIRRPVLAITINLILVVVGLAALSRLSVRELPDIDPPNISIAVTYPGASSPVVESQVTEPVEESVSGIAGITRITSWTRDEQASVRLEFALGHDLEAAANDVRDRVSRVVSSLPEGAGTPRIAKADSDANAMLYMSLSSPRRDNRALTDLAERFVVDRLSAVPGVASVSIGGDQRLAMRVWLDRQAMAARQITVADIEQALRRGNVELPAGRLESQAREFAVRTDVRLRGAEDFANLVIRDEGSTQLRLGDVAQVELGAYELRSETRINGATAIGLGVVRQSGANALAVSDGIQREVEEIRQTLPDDVIVRIGYDESVFVRSSINEVVRALLVALALVVAVIFIFLRSLRATLIPAVAIPVSIIATLPVLAALGFSINVLTLLALVLAIGLVVDDAIVVLENIHRRVEDGEAPLLGAQRGARQITFAVISTTLVLVAVFVPISFMQGATGRLFTEFGIAMAAAVVFSSFVALTLTPMMASRLLAAGGGGRADAGQRAFRGIARAYGRSVEFALGQPVIVIGIAVLISALAVSLFQNIDRDFAPSEDRGVFFVSINAPEGSSLDYTRRQVAAAEAILTPLVDRGDVESVYTLLAPSFSGPSQVNRAFIVLRLNDWGSGRASQQDLIAEVRPQLSALPGMRAFVFPPRTLGQRAPSDSLEMVLGGADTLTLQDWSERLIARIESDTGGITGLSTNWAEGKPEIRLRVDRRRAADLGVDLAEIGRTLEVMIGGRAITRFPDRGQEYDVLLQAAGVDRQRPSDLANIFVRSATTGQLVPLASVISLEEGSSTLWLRRTDGTPSITLSGPLAEGVSIAEGIEEARDLVREVLPPEAQLSFDGKARAFLDENRSILITFALAVLIVFLVLAGQFESFVHPLIIMLTVPLAVTGGLLGLTAFGVGLNVFSQIGMILLVGLMAKNGILMVEFANQLRASGASVRSAIRQAAEIRLRPIVMTTLSTMLGAVPLVLSGGAGSEGRAALAIVVLAGVGFATVLTLYVIPVLYNCLARFSKPANAVTERLARLELEHPAAGE